The segment GGCGCGTCCGGCGACGCCTTCGTCACCCGCGAGAGGATCGGCAAGTCGATCGACGTAATCAGGCAATGCTGCGCGTCGTATTCATAGGCCTGGTCGGCGACCACCACGCGCTTCGCGCCCTGCGCGGCAAGCACGAACGCGGCGCGCGACACGCCGCAGCCGAGATCGACCGGATGGGTATGCTTGTGAAACGCCAGCGCCGAGATCGCCGTCGCATGCGAGCCGTCGACCGGCGCAAAGCGGCTGATCAGCGCCGCCAGTTCGCGCCGCCCGGATTCACGCGACGCAGCCATATCGGTCATGTCCATCAGGATTCCCTCGGTTCATCCATTTCCCCGTGTCGCGGGAGCTTAGCGAAGCCCACGCGGTCGCGACGGGGATTTGCAGGATCGTTCAAGAAATTTGCAGAATTAGGTAGACGAAAAAACCGCACCGTCGCGCACACTGCCGCCTATCCGGGCTTCGCACCGGGTTTTCCCCACGGAGACACACCCCATGTCCACATCGTTTGTCCTCAACGGCAAGAACGTCACGCTCGATGTCGATCCGACGACGCCCGTCCTCTGGGCGATCCGCGAACACGCCGGCCTCACGGGCACCAAGTTCGGCTGCGGAATGGCGCAGTGCGGCGCGTGCACGATCCATCTCGAAGGCCAGGCCGTGCGCTCGTGCGTGCTGCCGCTCGCCGGCATCGCGGGCAAGCACGTCACGACGATCGAAGGACTTCAGAGCAAGCCCGCCCAGGCCGTGCAGGCCGCGTGGGTCAAGCTGCAGGTGCCGCAATGCGGCTATTGTCAGTCCGGGCAGATCATGTCCGCAACCGCCCTCCTCGAACAGAACCCGAAGCCGACCGATGCCGACATCGACGCCGCGATGAACGGCAACATCTGCCGCTGCGCGACCTATGCCCGCATCCGCGCCGCGATCCACGACGCCGCGGCAACCCTGGGGGCATGATCATGACGACCGGAATCGATTCCCCGAACGCAGCCCGCCGCACCTTCCTGAAGGCCGCCGGCGCCACCGCTGTCAGCCTGACGATCGGCTTCGAATGGTTCGGCCTGGGCCGCCGCGCGCTCGCCGCGACGGCGCCTGCCGCCGAATTTGCGCCGAACGCGTTCCTGCGCATCACGCCCGACGGCATCGTCACCGTCGTCGCCAAGCACGTCGAGATGGGCCAGGGCGCATACACCGGCATCGCGACGATCGTCGCCGAAGAGCTGGACGCCGACTGGTCGAGCGTGCGCGTCGAGAGCGCGCCTGCCGACGCGAAACGCTACGCGAACCTTGCGTTCGGCACGATGCAGGGCACGGGCGGCAGCTCGGCGATGGCGAACTCGTGGCAGCAGTTGCGCGAAGCCGGCGGGAAGGCCCGCGCGATGCTCGTGTCGGCCGCCGCGGCACGCTGGGGAGTGCCGGCCGGCGAGCTGACGACGAAGGACGGCTTCGTCACGCATGCGAAGACCGGCAAGCAGGCCAGCTACGGCGCGCTCGTCGCGCAAGCCGCGAAGCTGCCGGTCCCGGCGAACGTGACGCTGAAGCAGCCCGCCGAGTTTCGCCTGATCGGCCACCGGATTCCGCGCGTCGACGCCGCGCCGAAGTCGAACGGCACCGCGCAGTTCACGCTCGACGTCGCGTTTCCGGGGATGCTGGTCGCGCTGCTGCAGCGGCCGCCGCGCTTCGGCGCCACCGTCAAGTCGTTCGACGCGTCGGGCGCGACGGCGGTGCCGGGCGTCGTGTCGGTCGTGCAGGTGCCGCGCGGCGTCGCAGTGGTCGCAACGGGCTTCTGGCCCGCGAAACAGGGCCGCGACGCGCTGAAGGTCGAATGGGACGAGACGCACGCCGAGAAGCGCAGCTCGGACGCGATCCTGCACGAATACCGGCAGCTTGCGAACCAGCCCGGCGCGCCGGCCCGCAAGGACGGCGACGCCAATGCCGCGATCGCCGGCGCGGCGCGCAAGCTCAGCGCGTCGTACGAATTCCCGTACCTCGCGCACGCGCCGATGGAGCCGCTCGACGCGGTGGTCAAGCTGACGCCCGACGGCTGCGAGATCTGGGCCGGCGACCAGTTCCAGACCGTCGACCAGGCCAATGCCGCGCAGGTCGCGGGCCTGAAGCCCGAGCAGGTGAAGATCCACACGATGTACGCGGGCGGCAGCTTCGGCCGGCGCGCGAACGCGTGGTCGGACTACGTGGTCGAGGCCGTGTCGATCGCGAAGGCGCTCGGCGCGAACGGCAAGCCGGTCAAGCTGCAGTGGACGCGCGAGGACGACATCCAGGGCGGCCTCTACCGACCGATGTACGTCCACAAGCTCGACGCGGGGCTGACCGCGGACGGCAAGCTGGTCGGCTGGCGGCACCGGATCGTCGGCCAGTCGATCCTCACCGGCACGCCGTTCGAGCCGTTCATGGTCAAGAACGGGATCGACGCGACGTCGGTCGAGGGCGCGGCGAACCTGCCGTACGCCGTGCCGAACGTGTCGGTCGAGCTGACCACCACGAAGGCCGGCGTGCCGGTGCTGTGGTGGCGCGTCGTCGGCAGCTCGCACACGGCGTATGCGGTCGAGGCGTTCATCGACGAAGCCGCGCACGCCGCGGGCAAGGACCCGTACGCGTTCCGCCGCGACCTGCTCGCGAAGGAGCCGCGCATGCGCGCGGTGCTCGAGCTGGCGGCCGAGAAGGCCGGCTGGGATCCGGCGAAGCCGCTGCCGAAGGGTCGCGGGCGCGGGATCGCGGTGGCCGAGGCGTTCAAGAGCTACGTCGCGCAGGTCGCCGAGGTGTCGGTCGGCGCGGACGGCAAGGTGAAGGTGGAGCGCATCGTCTGCGCGGTCGACTGCGGGATCGCGATCAACCCCGACATCGTCGCCGCGCAGATGGAAGGCGGCATCGGCTTCGGGCTCGGCGCGGTGATGCACAGCGCGATCACGCTGAAGGACGGCCGGGTCGAGCAGCGCAACTTCGACGGCTACCAGGTGCTGCGCATCGCCGAGATGCCGAAGGTCGAGGTCTACATCGTGCCGTCGGCCGAGGCGCCGACCGGCGTCGGCGAGCCCGGCGTCGCGCCGGTCGGGCCGGCCGTCGCGAACGCGATCTTCGCGGCGACGGGCAAGCGGCATTACACGCTGCCGTTCGATGCGGGGGATGCGGCGAAGGCGTGACGGTGCGGCGCGCCGGTTCCCCTAAGCGTCTCGCGCGGGGCGGACCGGCGCGCTGTTCCGGCATGCGCACCGGCTGGCTCCACCGCTCGGCTTCGGCGCAGCCGCTGTCGACGGCCCGTCACCGTCCCCCGGCGTTACGTCCGACGTAACGCCCGTAACGTCCCCCGCCGATGCTACGTAACAATCCTTCAGCGGCGCATCGCCCGCGCCCATCCGCGCCGCGTTAAAAATTCTTTTAGATTCAACAGCGACGCGGCTTACCGCCACCCGGCGCAACGTCGCGCCGCGCGCGTCGATCTGCATGGCCCGGAATTTGCAGTAATCCATCGGCAAACACTCCTTTAACGGACATACGAGGGCCGACATGGATTGCAAATACCTGTACATCGACAACATCAAGATCAACTTCGTGCGCCGCACGATCGAGATCGACGACAAACTGGTCGACGTCACGCCGCGCGAATTCGACGTGGTCGAATTCCTGCTCGACAACATGAACAAGATCGTGCCGCGCCAGGCGATCCAGGAAGCGGTCTGGGGCCGCGAGCTCGGCGTGTCGTCGCGCACGCTCGACACGCACATCTCGCGCATCCGCGCGAAGCTGCGCCTCGACCATGACAAGAACCTGCGGATCATCCCGATCTACGCGGTCGGCTATCGGCTCGTGCTGTTCGGCGCGGCGATGACGCACGCCGAGCGCCACGAACCGGCGCCCGTCGTGCGCGCCGTGTCGCAGCACGACAGGGTCGCCGACTACGTCTGATCGCTCCCCACGCGCGGGCCGCGCACGGCTCGCGTACGCTGCGTCACGTCGCGCGCTGCGCCTCGAGCCACGCCTGGAACATCAGCACCGTCCACAGCTGATGCTGCCAGTTCATCCGGCCGGTCTGGTGCTGCCGCCACAGGCGCTCGACCGCCGCCGCGTCGAAGAAGCCCTCCTCGCGCAGCCGCGCGGGATGCAGCAGCGTCTCCGCCCAGTCGCGCAGCGAGCCGCGCAGCCAGTGATCGATCGGCGCGCAGAAGCCCTGCTTCGGCCGGTCGATCAGCGACGAAGGCACGTACGCATCGAGCAGGCGGCGCAGCAGCACCTTCGACTGGCCGTCCGGCAAACGCACCGCCGCGGGCAGCCGCCAAGCGAATTCGACGACGTGGTGATCGAGGAACGGCATCCGCGTTTCGAGGCTGACGGCCATCGCCGCGCGATCGACCTTGGTCAGGATGTCGGTCGGCAGGTACGTGAGCGTGTCGATCGCCATCGCCTGCTCGGCGAAGGTCAGGTCGGCGGGCCACGCGCTCGCGGTGTCGAGCGGCGTCGGCGGCTCCTGCCCCGCAAGCGCGATGCGCTCCGGATGATGCACCGCCGACATCAGCAGCCGGTACAGCCCGATGCGGCTCTCGGCGGTCATCACATGGCCGAGCTTGTGCAGCCGGTCGCCGATGCGCGGCGGGGTCTCGCGCGCTTCGGCGCCGCTCCACGCGTTCTGCGCAACCGCCGCGAGCTGGTCGGCGTGATCGGGCCGCAGCGCATGCAACGCGGCGGCGATCCGCGCGCGCACGGCCGCCGGCACGCGATGCAGCTTGCGCCACAGGCGCGGCGTCAGGAAATAGCGCGTGTAGCCGCCGAACAGCTCGTCGCCGCCGTCGCCGGACAGGCTCACCTTCACGTGGCGGCGCGTCAGTTCGGCGACGAGGAAGGTCGGGATCTGCGACGCGTCCGAAAACGGCTCGTCGTAGATCGACGGCAGCTTCGGCACGACCGCGAGCGCGTGATCCGCGGTCACGTACAGCTCGGTATGCCGCGTGCCGAGGTGCCGCGCGACCGCCTTCGCATAGCCGGCCTCGTCGTAGCCGGCCTCGTGGAAGCCGATCGTGAACGTGTCGACCGGCGTCGCCGATTGCGCCTGCATCAGCGCCACGATCGTCGACGAATCGACGCCGCCCGACAGGAACGCGCCGAGCGGCACGTCGGCCTCCATCTGCTGCGCGACGGCCTTGCGCAGGATCGCGTCGAGCTGGCTGACCGCCGCCTGCTCGTTGCCCTCGAACGGCTCCGCGCGCCCTGCGTCGATCGCCTGCTCGAGCGACCAGTACGCACGCAGGCGCGGCGTGTCGCGCGCATGCTCGAACTGGACGAACGTCCCGGGCGGCAGCTTGTGGATGCCGCGATAAATCGTGTGAGGCGCGGGCACGCTCGACTGCCGCAGGTACAGGCACAGCGCGTCGCGGTCGATCGCGCCGTCGAAGCCCGGATAGCTGCGCAGCGCCTTCAGCTCGGACGCGAACACCAGCGCGTCGCCGATCCGGCCGTAATAGAGCGGCTTCTCGCCGATCCGGTCGCGCGCGAGCGTCAGCACGCGCGACGCGCGGTTCCAGAGCGCGAACGCGAACATGCCGGTCGCGCGGCGCAGCGCCGCCTCGACGCCCCACGCGGCGACCGCCGCGAGCAGCACTTCGGTGTCCGAGTGTCCGCGCCACGCCGGCGCGCGGCCGGTACGCTCCAGCTCCGCGCGCAATGCCTGGTGGTTGTAGATTTCGCCGTTGAAGACGAGGACGAAGCGTCCGCATGCCGACGCCATCGGCTGGCGGCCGTGCACCGACAGGTCGACGATCGCGAGCCGCCGGTGGCCGAGCGCGATCCCGGCTTGCGCATCGAGCCAGGTTCCCTGCGCGTCGGGCCCGCGATGCGCGAGGCTAGCCGTCATCCGCGCGAGCGTCGCGCGCGCAGTCTCCTCATCGAAAGCGGCGCTGTTCAGAAAGCCGTCGATTCCGCACATGTTCTTGCCTGTCTGTTGACCGATTCCGTCTTGCGCGGCGCCTTGCTGCACGCCGTCAGGCGCGACGGTCGGGCCATCTTACGAAGAAATAATTCATCAATAAATCGATGCACCGCGTCATGGACAGCTAAAAAAATCGACGTCAAGCGCCGCGTATTCGATGAGCGGAACGAAAAGCGCGTCGGATGGCGTTTCGGACCTTCCGGCAGGCGCGCGTAAACGTTCGCGCCCGACGCGTATCGCAACGTTTTCGCTACGGCAGCGTCGGACGGAAACGAAAACCGCAACGATTGATGGAATCGGCGCGAAATCCGAAACAAAATCGGATAACGAAACGATTGAGACGAACGAGCCGGACTGCGCAACCAAGGGGAATGGCCTGGACGTGCATGGCCGGAACCGCTCCCATCGTCGCGTGTTCATGCGCGATGTCGGGCGTTGCGCCCCT is part of the Burkholderia ubonensis subsp. mesacidophila genome and harbors:
- a CDS encoding (2Fe-2S)-binding protein, which produces MSTSFVLNGKNVTLDVDPTTPVLWAIREHAGLTGTKFGCGMAQCGACTIHLEGQAVRSCVLPLAGIAGKHVTTIEGLQSKPAQAVQAAWVKLQVPQCGYCQSGQIMSATALLEQNPKPTDADIDAAMNGNICRCATYARIRAAIHDAAATLGA
- a CDS encoding xanthine dehydrogenase family protein molybdopterin-binding subunit, with the protein product MTTGIDSPNAARRTFLKAAGATAVSLTIGFEWFGLGRRALAATAPAAEFAPNAFLRITPDGIVTVVAKHVEMGQGAYTGIATIVAEELDADWSSVRVESAPADAKRYANLAFGTMQGTGGSSAMANSWQQLREAGGKARAMLVSAAAARWGVPAGELTTKDGFVTHAKTGKQASYGALVAQAAKLPVPANVTLKQPAEFRLIGHRIPRVDAAPKSNGTAQFTLDVAFPGMLVALLQRPPRFGATVKSFDASGATAVPGVVSVVQVPRGVAVVATGFWPAKQGRDALKVEWDETHAEKRSSDAILHEYRQLANQPGAPARKDGDANAAIAGAARKLSASYEFPYLAHAPMEPLDAVVKLTPDGCEIWAGDQFQTVDQANAAQVAGLKPEQVKIHTMYAGGSFGRRANAWSDYVVEAVSIAKALGANGKPVKLQWTREDDIQGGLYRPMYVHKLDAGLTADGKLVGWRHRIVGQSILTGTPFEPFMVKNGIDATSVEGAANLPYAVPNVSVELTTTKAGVPVLWWRVVGSSHTAYAVEAFIDEAAHAAGKDPYAFRRDLLAKEPRMRAVLELAAEKAGWDPAKPLPKGRGRGIAVAEAFKSYVAQVAEVSVGADGKVKVERIVCAVDCGIAINPDIVAAQMEGGIGFGLGAVMHSAITLKDGRVEQRNFDGYQVLRIAEMPKVEVYIVPSAEAPTGVGEPGVAPVGPAVANAIFAATGKRHYTLPFDAGDAAKA
- a CDS encoding winged helix-turn-helix domain-containing protein translates to MDCKYLYIDNIKINFVRRTIEIDDKLVDVTPREFDVVEFLLDNMNKIVPRQAIQEAVWGRELGVSSRTLDTHISRIRAKLRLDHDKNLRIIPIYAVGYRLVLFGAAMTHAERHEPAPVVRAVSQHDRVADYV
- the asnB gene encoding asparagine synthase (glutamine-hydrolyzing); protein product: MCGIDGFLNSAAFDEETARATLARMTASLAHRGPDAQGTWLDAQAGIALGHRRLAIVDLSVHGRQPMASACGRFVLVFNGEIYNHQALRAELERTGRAPAWRGHSDTEVLLAAVAAWGVEAALRRATGMFAFALWNRASRVLTLARDRIGEKPLYYGRIGDALVFASELKALRSYPGFDGAIDRDALCLYLRQSSVPAPHTIYRGIHKLPPGTFVQFEHARDTPRLRAYWSLEQAIDAGRAEPFEGNEQAAVSQLDAILRKAVAQQMEADVPLGAFLSGGVDSSTIVALMQAQSATPVDTFTIGFHEAGYDEAGYAKAVARHLGTRHTELYVTADHALAVVPKLPSIYDEPFSDASQIPTFLVAELTRRHVKVSLSGDGGDELFGGYTRYFLTPRLWRKLHRVPAAVRARIAAALHALRPDHADQLAAVAQNAWSGAEARETPPRIGDRLHKLGHVMTAESRIGLYRLLMSAVHHPERIALAGQEPPTPLDTASAWPADLTFAEQAMAIDTLTYLPTDILTKVDRAAMAVSLETRMPFLDHHVVEFAWRLPAAVRLPDGQSKVLLRRLLDAYVPSSLIDRPKQGFCAPIDHWLRGSLRDWAETLLHPARLREEGFFDAAAVERLWRQHQTGRMNWQHQLWTVLMFQAWLEAQRAT